The Bacillota bacterium sequence ATAAGGGAGCCCATAGCGTAGTTCTATGACTTTGCGTTCGCGCCGGCCCAGGTGCCTTAGCTTTTCGTACAGCTTTTCTTTCTCACATTGAGCTTCTACTATGTCCGGAACTTCATCGGCATCAGTGCCGAGGACATCTAGCAGCACGATTTCGTTTCCTTCTTTGTCCACGCCAATGGGATCGTTAAGGGAGACTTCTTGCCGTATGCGCTTAATGGTTCGGAGGTGCATTAATATTTCATTCTCGATGCACCTGGCCGCATACGTGGCCAAACGAGTCCCTTGATGACGGTCGTAGGTGTTGATGGCCTTTATGAGGCCGATGGTGCCGATGGAAATAAGGTCGTCCACATCTTCACCTGTATTATCGAACTTCTTAACCACATGGGCTACTAACCGCAGGTTGCGCTCTACTAATATGTTGCGTGCGATCTCGTCTCCATGCTCCATAGCTACGATATAACGG is a genomic window containing:
- the sigK gene encoding RNA polymerase sporulation sigma factor SigK, giving the protein MLSTTLIVSVTLLPGFFILISYITNSSAFPQPLSAEEELRYIVAMEHGDEIARNILVERNLRLVAHVVKKFDNTGEDVDDLISIGTIGLIKAINTYDRHQGTRLATYAARCIENEILMHLRTIKRIRQEVSLNDPIGVDKEGNEIVLLDVLGTDADEVPDIVEAQCEKEKLYEKLRHLGRRERKVIELRYGLPY